Proteins found in one Salmo salar chromosome ssa26, Ssal_v3.1, whole genome shotgun sequence genomic segment:
- the tent2 gene encoding poly(A) RNA polymerase GLD2, with the protein MYPSAAPAGCPPYNSKHGHGNGLYPLPQAFLQHHQQLAEAPRNIANTNFHGRSLPAGPSDIPLYDWKPSPSTPPGPHASALANGRKRHSGDHSPYNLKRQHFSSPVPHHGSPPAVGFSPSVSRPGPRETQSTLIQHSPLSPQPSAPRMPPLWGENPRSSLQAYAKDKLSGQMVELFEACQQQSTDLERKELCRAQLQREIQRLFPLVRLYLAGSSLSGFGSRNSDADLCLVIQAAPVDQRNDAVYVLSLIQQLFYRLSYIERPQLIRAKVPILKFRDKVSGVEFDLNVNNTVGIRNTFLLRSYAYAERRVRPIILVVKRWARHHRINDASKGTLSSYTLVLMVLHYLQTLPEPVIPSLQNEYPECFSPSMDIHRVPEGPRDIPPYSSSNQASLGELLLGFLKYYTNVFRWDKQVISVREAKALPKSNSLEWRDKFICVEEPFDGTNTARAVHEKVKFDAIKAQFAESWQMLQLRKDLNFILPIRNTIQR; encoded by the exons TTTCCATGGTCGGTCCCTGCCTGCAGGTCCTTCAGATATTCCCCTATATGATTGGAAGCCAAGTCCCAGCACCCCACCTGGTCCTCATGCATCTGCACTGGCCAACGGGAGGAA GAGGCACAGTGGAGACCACAGCCCGTATAATTTAAAGAGGCAGCACTTCAGTTCCCCTGTCCCCCATCATGGCAGTCCTCCTGCTGTCggcttctctccctctgtatccCGCCCTGGCCCCAGGGAAACACAGTCTACCCTAATCCAGCACTCCCCTCTCAGCCCCCAACCGTCTGCCCCACGGATGCCCCCCCTGTGGGGAGAGAACCCTCGTAGCTCACTGCAGGCTTATGCCAAGGACAAG CTGAGTGGTCAGATGGTGGAGCTTTTTGAGGCATGCCAGCAGCAGTCGACTGACCTGGAGAGGAAGGAGCTGTGCAGAGCTCaactacagagagagatccagagactCTTCCCAT tggtgAGGTTGTACCTGGCTGGTTCTTCTCTCAGTGGTTTCGGCAGCAGGAACAGTGATGCTGACCTCTGTTTGGTCATCCAAGCAGCACCA gTTGACCAGAGGAATGATGCTGTGTATGTACTCAGTCTCATTCAGCAGCTCTTCTACAGACTTT CGTACATAGAGAGACCGCAGCTGATCCGAGCCAAGGTCCCCATCCTCAAATTCAGAGACAAAGTCAG tggAGTCGAGTTTGATCTGAACGTAAACAACACTGTAGGGATCAGAAACACCTTCTTGCTGAGGAGTTACGCCTACG CTGAGCGGCGTGTGCGTCCCATCATCTTGGTGGTAAAGAGGTGGGCCAGACATCACAGGATAAATGACGCCAGTAAAGGAACACTCAGCAGCTACACTCTTGTACTGATGGTACTACACTACTTACAGA CTTTGCCTGAACCAGTAATTCCCTCTCTGCAGAATGAATATCCA GAGTGTTTTAGTCCATCCATGGATATCCACCGTGTGCCTGAGGGTCCTAGAGATATCCCCCCCTACTCCTCCTCTAACCAGGCCTCACTGGGAGAGCTGCTGCTGGGCTTTCTCAAGTACTACACAAACGTCTTTAG GTGGGATAAACAGGTGATCTCGGTGCGAGAGGCTAAGGCTCTGCCCAAGTCAAATAGTCTAGAGTGGAGAGACAAGTTCATCTGTGTGGAAG AGCCATTTGATGGCACCAACACAGCCAGGGCAGTCCATGAGAAGGTCAAGTTTGATGCCATCAAAGCACAGTTCGCTGAG tcGTGGCAGATGCTCCAGCTGAGAAAGGATCTCAACTTCATCCTCCCAATCAGAAACACCAtccagagatga